The region ATATATTCGTCTTTGTATAAATGTTTTCCTCCTGTTCCGTCAGCTCCTAATTCGAAAGATAAAATGCCGCGTCCGGGAGACACCGGACCCATGACGACCGCTCCGGCGCCGTCCCCGAACAGCACCGCCGTGTTGCGGTCGGTCCAATCGGTGATTTTCGATAGTTTGTCTGCCCCCACTACTAATATATACTTGTAGACGCCTGTGTCAATAAATTGGGCGGCCGTGACCATCCCGTACATAAACCCCGCGCAGGCGGCGCTAATATCAAGCGCAGCAGCGTTGACAGCGCCAAGCCGCTCTTGAAGCATGCAAGCGACCGACGGAAACGGACGGTCCGGAGTGACGGTGGCAACTAAAATGAGATCAATATCCTTCGCCTCCATGCCAGCGTCTTGAAGCGCCCTTTCTGCGGCAAAATACGCCATATCGGACGTATCGATGTCATCTGCTGCGATGCGGCGTTCCTCGATCCCGGTGCGCGTCCGGATCCATTCATCCGATGTATCCATCATTTTTTCCAAATCAAAGTTGGTCAACACTTTTTCCGGCACATAGCGGCCGACCCCGATAATTCCTGCTCCCATATCATCCATCTCCTCTTTCTTTCCCAAAATGGAAAAAAACGCTCACGCTGACAACCAAACTCGAATGTACAATCAGTCTACATCACCAATTATTATTACTTGGTACTAATTTTAGCTGAAAGAGCGCGGATGCGCAATAAAAAACAAAAGTTGAACCAGCGCTTTCCGCGCCCCTAAGGCATTTGTCCAAACCGCTTTTTCCTTTCTGCCATACAATACAAATACGAGCAACCATCGCATGAAAGGGAGGATCGCCCATGGCCAACGGCGAAGCACAAGAACAACACGGTGAACCGCGCGACCGTTTTTCCCGCCTGATGTTCGGTCCTTTTCCACTCCGACCAGCCGGCGATCGCGAAGACCAGGGGAACGGGGCGGAGCCGCCTTTACTGCCGAACATCGATTTCATGAAGCTGTTTGAAAACGTCCATACGCTAGCCGACTCATTGCAACAATTAAAACCGCTCGTGAAAAAAATCACCTCGCTCGCCGACTTATTGAAAAAATAGCAGGGGCTGGCCCAAAAAAGCGGTCATGCCCCTATCTGAGTTGACATGGAAAAATAGACCACCACGAAAAACCCGGTAAAACCAAGGGCTTCAGAGGTGATCTCGTTCCCATACTTCGGATACAAAAAAGGAGTTTTTGAATCAGCTCCTGCCCTTGTCGTTTACGGGAGTTCATTGTATTGGCAGAAAAATTGCCCGATTTGCCGAGCCAGTTGGCGCCGTTTCTCCGGCAGCTCGTAAACGACGCGCACCCGGTTGTTTGTCGTTTTCATCCATTGTTCATATTTGCGGCTGTGCAAAGCGGATGGATACGGGCTCACTCCAGCCAGCTGCCAAATCGTCACCGGAACGTCATGAGGACTGAGAAAGAGGGACGGAACAGCCTCCGGCACCTCTTCTTCTTTCAAGCCATAGGCAGTCGCGATTTCCTTCACCATCCGCCGGTACACGAATGGATGTTCCTGTTCATAGTCAAGCTGAGCGCGTACGTCAAGGCAGGGGTTGATCATGGCGACGGCGCGGATTTGGCTTGGCATGGCGCCAAGCAGCTGCAAGGCGACGAGCGCGCCCATTCCTTCGGCGACGATGTAGATGCGCTGGTTCACAATTTCGCTTTTCAACACGGAGTAAATGAGCTGGCGCGCCAGGCGGACCGCTTTCGGGCTTCCCCAATGCCGGCCGTACAAATGGGACGAAAAGACCGTATACCCACGCTCCAGCCAATCATCCAGCCATTGGCGCCGCCCGGGATGCTCGAGCCAAAAACTCGTCTGTTCATTCACAAAATGGTCGCCGTCGCCCATTAAAAAAAGGGCAAACCCATTGGGGCGCTCCGGCACGTGAACGATGCACCATTGCTCATCGAGTTGAAAAAACCGCCATTGTCCTGCCATCGTTTCCGTTCACCCTTGTTTGGCAATGCATAATGGTACAGTATACGATATGCGCGGCCAAAAAAAACGTCCGGGTATATGCCTACGCGGCAAATTGTGATAAGATAAAAAAAGAAATGACGCGAAGATGGGAGGAACAAAGATGCGCTTGTTTTGGACGTTTTTCTGGACGTTTTTGCTCGTGCAAATGGCGACGTACGTCATGGGCTCGATGCAGGGCATCGGCTACAACTTCGCAACCGGTGCTTTGCTTGGCGTCATCGTGACGATCTTAGTCTTCGTAATTGCAGCCTTGATTCCGGACGAGCCGGCCGGGGATCACCATCATTGATCATTCGCTTTATAAGACAACGCCTTGGGACGAAAAAACCCCAAGGCATTGTTTTTTGATGTGATGAGCGGTCCATCCCCCATTATGTTTCGCGACTATATAGATGCAGCGAAAACGTTTAACATATCCTTGATGGAAAAGCGGCTTGTCCATTTTTGACTGTCGAAGGCAAGCCCCGGGCTTCTTCGTCACGCCTTGACGTGACGGAAGACCGAACAACCACCTCTTCACAGACCCATACATGGGTGTGGAATCGGCGCTGTTCGGTCGATCGACAGTCGATCCAATGCTCGGTAAAAGCTGCAAAAGGTAAAGCTTCAAATTGCATCTATATAGACACCGCTGTCACGTTCAACCCACCTGCACCGACGGGCGAATGACCAGTTTCCCGTTTTCCGCATCGACGATGACGGTGCTGTAATCTTTCACCCGCCCAGCGATCAACTCTTTGGCGAGCGGCGTTTCGATTTGCTTTTGCATAAACCGTTTGAGCGGCCGAGCGCCGTATACCGGGTCGAAGCCCGCTTCGGCGATGTATTGCTTCGCCGCTTCGGTCAACACGAGTTCGATATGCCGATCCGCCAAACGGCGCGACAGTTCACGGGCGAACTTTTCGACGATGCCTTTCACTTCATTCATCGACAATGGCTTAAACAAGACGATATCGTCGATTCGGTTTAAAAATTCGGGGCGGAAATGGGCGCGCAATTGGTCAAGCACTTGCTGGCGCGTTGATTCATCGATTTCGCCATTTTTGTTTTCCAACAAAAGCGGTGAGCCGATGTTCGACGTCATAATGACAACCGTATTTTTAAAATCGACCGTCCGCCCTTGCGAATCGGTGAGCCGTCCGTCATCAAGCAGCTGCAGCAGGATGTTGAACACTTCCGGATGAGCTTTTTCGATTTCATCGAACAACAGAACGGAATACGGCTTGCGCCGCACCGCCTCGGTCAGCTGGCCGCCCTCCTCATAGCCGACATAGCCGGGCGGCGCTCCGATCAAGCGGGAGACGGCGTGTTTTTCCATATACTCGGACATGTCAAGACGGATGAGCTGCTCCTCACTGTCAAACAGCGCCTCGGCGAGCGCTTTGGCAAGTTCCGTTTTGCCGACGCCGGTCGGTCCGAGGAACAAAAACGATCCGATCGGACGGTTCGGGTCTTTCATGCCGGCCCGCGCCCGCAAGACGGCGTCCGCGACAAACTCGACCGCTTCGTCTTGACCGATGACCCGTCTATGCAGCAATTCATGAAGGCGAAGCAGCTTTTCCCTCTCTCCCTCGACGAGGCGGGTGAGCGGAATGCCAGTCCAGCGCGACACGATTTCGGCAATCTCTTCTTCCGTCACTTCCTCGCGCAGCAATTTCCCTTCACTTTGCTCACTGATTTCTTCCTCGAGCTGTCTGAGTTGCTTTTCCAACTGCGGAATGCGGCCATGGCGAAGCTCCGCCGCCTTGTTTAAATCATACTCGTTTTCCGCCTCTTCCAGTTCGCGTTTTGCCCGCTCGAGCGCCTCGCGCAAACGGCGGACGCGGTCAAGCGCTTCTTTTTCTTTTTGCCATTGCGCTTTCATGGCGTTCGCCTTTTCACGCAAATCGGCAAGTTCTTTTTGCAATGCCGCAAGCCGCTCGCGGCTCGCTTCATCCGTTTCTTTGTTTAAGGCCGCCTCTTCAATTTCAAGCTGCATGACGCGGCGCATCACTTCGTCCAGCTCCGACGGCATCGATTCCATTTCCGTCCGGATCGTCGCGCACGCTTCATCGACCAAATCGATCGCTTTGTCAGGCAAAAAGCGGTCAGAGATGTAACGGTCGGACAAAACGGCGGCCGCGACGAGCGCGCGATCGTGGATTTTCACTCCATGGTGCACTTCATATCGCTCTTTCAATCCGCGCAAAATCGAAATCGTGTCCTCGACGCTCGGCTCTTGGACAAGCACTTGTTGGAAGCGGCGCTCGAGCGCCGGGTCTTTTTCGATGTATTGCCGGTACTCATCAAGTGTCGTCGCCCCGATGCAGCGCAGCTCGCCGCGGGCAAGCATCGGCTTGAGCATATTGCCGGCGTCAATCGCCCCTTCCGCTCTGCCTGCACCGACGATCGTATGCAGCTCGTCAATAAACAAAATGATGCGGCCGTCGCTTTTTTTGATTTCGTTCAATACCGCTTTCAGCCGTTCTTCAAATTCACCGCGAAACTTTGCTCCGGCGACGAGCGCGCTCATATCAAGAGCGAAAATCGTTTTGTCTTTCAGCCCTTCCGGGACGTCTTTGCGCACGATGCGTTGAGCGAGCCCTTCGACAATAGCGGTCTTTCCGACGCCCGGCTCGCCGATCAACACCGGGTTGTTTTTCGTCTTCCGCGACAAAATGCGGATGACGCGGCGAATTTCACTGTCGCGGCCGATGACTGGGTCGATTTTTCCAGCTTTCGCTTCCGCGACAAGGTCGCGCCCGTATTTTGCCAACGCTTCATAGGTTGCTTCCGGATGTGGACTCGTCACGCGTTGATTCCCCCTTACGTTTCTCACTGCGGCTAATAGTGCTTCCTTCGTCAGTCCAAACGACGCCAGCTGCCGAGCGACCGGTTCGGCGCCATGAGGCAACGCGAGCAGCACATGTTCGACCGATATGTACTCGTCTTGCATTCGCTTCGCTTCGTTTTCCGCCTTCTCAAGCAGCCGCGCCAAGGCGGGCGCAACATACAGCTGCCCGTCCGCCCCATGCACTTCAGGCTTTTGGCGAAGCTGGCTGTGAAGCCAGTCAGCGGCCTTTTCCTTGTCGGCGCCGGAAAGCTCCACGAGCCGCGGCGCCAGGCCGCCTTCTTGTTCGAGCAGCGCAATCAAGAGATGCTCGACATCAAGCTGTTGATGATGTCGTTCTTTGGCGAGCGACTGCGCTGCCATCAGCGCCTCTTGCAGTTTTTCCGTCAAACGGCTTGCGTCCATGCCGTTCCCTCCATTTGACCTTCTTTGACCATAAATCATTATAGCGGATCGCGAAGTGCATGGCAAATGAAAAGCCACTCCATACCTGGAATGGCTTTTGTTGTGCTTCACGGCTTGCGCAAATACGTCCAATGCCGGTTATGGTTCGACGTTTCGGGGAACGTATCGCCGGCTTTCAGTTTCAGCTTTTTCGGATGTTTTACGTTGTCGCCCGTTTCGCCGATTTCAATGTACACGCCGTTGTTCGGCGCTTTATCCCCTGGTTTGAAATGGCGCGGTTGGCCCATTTGTTTCATCCCCCTTGCTTCGATTGCATTTGTTAGCATTCCCAGTTTCGCCGCTGTTCATAAGAAGGGAAATGATGGGGGCCGCCGCACACGAAGCGTCAAGCCTTTCACAATAAAAATGTTTTTTCCTCATGGAAATCCTTTTCCTTGCGAAGAGCGAAAAAGGGGGTGTCCCAAAAGAATCGGGACACCCTTGTTCATCACCATATATCGCCGCGAAACAATGAATCATGCGCAATATGTTGTATTTCGTTTGAGAAGAATGACGTTTTTGGGTCAGCCCCTTTTTCCTATAGGATCGACACTAAAATCGCTTTTTGCACATGAAGCCGGTTGCCGGCTTGTTCAAAGACGAAGGAGTTCGGGCCGTCCATGACGCCGGCCGTCACCTCTTCGCCGCGATGGGCCGGCAGGCAATGCAAAAAGAGGTAATCCGACTTCGCCGCTTTGACGAGCTGTTCATTCACTTGGTACGGCTGGAATACTTGAAGCCGCTCGGCGCTTTCGCTTTCCTGGCCCATGCTCGTCCATACGTCTGTATAAATCGCATCGGCTCCCGCCGCTGCCTCAAGCGGGTCGTGCGTCACGACAATTGTTGCTCCGGTTTTCTCGCCGATCCGGCGCGCTGACTCGACGTATTCCGCCTTCGGCTCATAGCCCGGCGGACAGGCAATGGAAATATCCATTCCCACTTTGGCTGCGGCCGCAAGCAAGGCGTTGGCGACGTTGTTGCCGTCGCCGACATAGGCGAGTTTGACGCCTTGGAACGTTTTTTTCACTTCATAAATCGTCAGCAAATCCGCCAGCGCTTGACACGGATGATCATCGTCCGTCAACCCGTTGATGACCGGAACGGACGCATATTTGGCCAGTTCTTCCACTTTTTGATGAGCAAACGTCCGGATCATAATGACATCGACGTATTGCGACAAGACGCGCGCCGTATCCGCAATCGTTTCGCCGCGGCCAAGCTGCAAATCGTTGCCGTTTAAATACATCGCCTGGCCGCCCAGCTGGATCATGCCGACTTCAAACGACACGCGCGTGCGCGTTGAGGGCTTTTCAAAAATCATCGCCATCGTTTTGCCGGAAAGCGGCGCATACGGCACGCCGGCTTTTTGTTTCGCTTTTAAATCGGCTGCTAGCGCCAACAAGTCCATAATTTCGTCTGTTGAAAAATTGAGCAGCGTTAAAAAATCTCTCCCTTTTAATGACAACACTGCATTCATGCGATCACCGCCTGTTTTTTCTTTTCCAACCAGCCGTGGATCGGCTGCACATCAAGATGATCAATATCGAGCGCCTGCAAGAAAAGCTTCACCGTCTCGCATTCCGTAAAGACGAGCAATTGTCGGGACAACGCAGCCATTCGTTTGTTTGCCTCGTCTTCCTCTTTGCCCAAGTTGATCACCGCGAGCGCTGCGTCGCGCTTCACCCACTCGGCAAACGGGAGATCAGACACGATTACAAGCTGTTTTGCTTCGATTTCCGCTGCCAGCGCCTCATCGATGCCGCCGATCACATACATTTCATTGGCGTTTGCTTTCTTTCGCAAGTACGCATAAAACGCTTTGTACGCCGCTTCTTCCTTCGTCGCGGCGATGCTGATGCCTTCGCCGGTCGATTTCATTTCCGGTCCAACCATCGGGTCAACCCCTGGCAACTTATGGGTTGAAAAGACCGGATACTTTAACACGGCGTACGGCATGACCGCCAACCCGCGCGCTTTTTCGTCAACGATGTCGACGAGTGATTTCCCAAGCAATAACTTTGTCGCAATTTGCGCCAGTGGCACGCCGGTCGTTTTGCTGACGATCGGCACCGTCCGGCTCGCGCGCGGGTTCACTTCAAGGACGTATACATTGCCGTTCGCAATGACGTATTGAATGTTCATGATTCCTTTAAAGCCAAGTTTTTTCGCAATCCGGCCCGCATAGTCGATGATTTTCGCTTTTTCTTCGTCTGTGAGCGTCTGCGCCGGCAGCCATGCATAGCTGTCGCCGGAGTGGACGCCGGCTTTTTCGACATGTTCGATAATCGTCGGCAGTAAAATGTCCGTCCCATCCGTGGCGATGTCGGCCTCCGCCTCTTTCCCTTCCAAATACGCATCGATCAAAATCGGATATGCCAACTCGCCTTGCTCAATCAAAGCGGTGAGCTGCGCCTCGCTATGGACGATAAACATGCCGCGGCCGCCGATGACATACGACGGGCGAAGCAGCACCGGGCAGCCGATCTCGGCCGTTTTGGCGGCGAGCTCCTCGGCGTTGTTCGCCATCAAGCCCGGTACGTGCGGGATGTCAAGTTCCTCAAGCAACTGGTAAAAACGATCGCGATCCTCAAGCTGGTCAATCATATCGTACGTGACGCCCAACAGCGGCACACCTGCTTCTTCGAGTCCTTTGACCAAATTGATCGCCGTCTGTCCGCCAAACTGAACGATGACATGCTTGATTTGTTCCGCTTCAATGACATCCAAGACGCTCTCTAAGGTGAGCGGCTCAAAGTAAAGGCGGTCGGCGACGGCAAAGTCCGTGCTGACGGTTTCCGGATTGTTGTTGATCATCACCGTTTCATAGCCTTCTTTTTGCAAGGCGAACACGCTATGGACCGAGCTGTAGTCAAACTCAATGCCTTGGCCGATGCGGATCGGCCCAGCGCCGATGATCAGCACTTTCTCCTTGCCGCTCGCTTTCTTCCGCTCGTCTTCGCCGAAATAGGTCGAGTAGTAATAATCCGTTTCCGAATGAAATTCGGCCGCGCACGTGTCGACCATTTTGTATGATGGCACAATGCCAAGTTCCTTCCGCTTGTTGCGCACATCAAGCTCCGTCACGCCCCACGTTTCGGCCAAAAAGGCGTCGCTAAACCCTTTTTCTTTCAAAAAGCGGAACGTCGGCTCATCGATCGTGTCGATTGTGGTGGCTGCCGCCTGTTTTTCGAGCGCCACGAGCCGCTCGAACGAACAAAGGAAAAAGCGGTCAATTTTCGTCCATTCATGAATCGCCTCAACCGTCACCCCGCGGCGGAGCAGCTCCAAGATGGCGAAAAAGCGGCGGTCGTCTTTATCGACAAGCAGCTGCTTCAGCTCGTCATTCGTTTTGGCCTCAAGCTCCGGCCAAAACAGCCCGTTGTTTTTCCCTTCAAGCGACTGCACCGCTTTTTGGAACGCCCGCTCCATATTGCGGTCGATCGCCATCACTTCCCCGGTCGCTTTCATTTGCGTGCCGAGCTTCCGGTCCGCATTCGGAAACTTGTCAAACGGCAGGCGCGGAAACTTGACGACGACGTAGTCCAAGGCCGGCTCGAAGCTGGCGTACGTCGTTTTTGTCACCGGGTTGACGAGCTCCGCGAGCGTGTAGCCGACCGCGAGCTTCGCCGCAATGCGGGCGATCGGGTAGCCGGTTGCTTTCGACGCGAGCGCCGACGAGCGGCTGACGCGCGGATTGACTTCGATCAAGTAATATTGTTTGCTGTTCGGATCAAGGGCGAACTGAATGTTGCAGCCGCCGATGATCCCTAATGCGGAAATGATTTTCACCGCCGACGTGCGAAGCATTTGGTATTCCTCATCCGTCAACGTCTGCGACGGTGCGACGACGATCGAATCGCCCGTATGGATGCCGACTGGATCGACGTTTTCCATATTGCAAACCGTAATGCACGTATTCGACTGGTCGCGCATCACTTCGTATTCAATTTCTTTAAACCCGGCGACGCTCCGTTCGATTAAACATTGGCTGATCGGGCTTTCGGCAAGCCCTTTTTCCACGAGGGCCAGAAATTGCTCCATATTTTCGGCAATGCCGCCGCCCGTCCCGCCGAGCGTATACGCGGGACGAATAATGATCGGAAAACCGATTTGTTCGGCAAACACGACCGCTTCCTCGACGCTCGTGACAATTTCGCTCTCCGGCACCGGTTCGCCAAGCTCATGCATCAACGCGCGGAACGCTTCGCGGTCTTCCCCGCGCTTGATCGCTTCAATCGGTGTTCCGAGCAGTCTCACCCCATACTTTTCAAGCACCCCGGATTCATGCAGCTGAAACGCCAAGTTGAGTCCGGTCTGGCCGCCAAACGTCGCCAGCAGCCCGTCCGGACGTTCCTTGGCGATAATCGCTTCGACCGCATCGACGGTGAGCGGCTCAAAATACACAGCATCGGCATGGACCTCATCGGTCATGATCGTCGCCGGATTGTTGTTCACTAAAATGACGCGGTATCCTTCTTCCTTTAAGGCGATGCACGCTTGTGTGCCGGAATAGTCAAACTCGGCGGCCTGACCGATGACAATCGGCCCCGACCCGATCAGGAGAATCGACTGAAGCGAGGAATCTTTAGGCATATACTTTCTCTCCCTTGAACACGGTTTGCAAAAATTCGTCGAAAATATAGCCGGTATCTTGCGGCCCCGGATGCGCCTCCGGATGATATTGCACCGACAAAATCGGTTTATGGCGATGAACGATTCCTTCGACTGATCCGTCGTTGACGTTGATGAAGCGGATGTCAAACGGCGTGGCCGCTAGGCTCTCTTCTTTCACAACATAACTATGGTTTTGCGACGTCATCATCACTTTTTGCTTCACGGCGTCCCACACCGGCTGATTGGCGCCGCGGTGCCCGAAGCGGAGTTTTTCCGTATCCGCCCCGTACGCCAAGGCGACGAGCTGATGGCCAAGGCAGATCGCCAGCGTCGGATACCGGTCGATGAGCTGGCGAATGGCTGGAAGCTGAGCGCGCAGCTGCTTCGGATCGCCCGGGCCGTTCGAGAGGACAAGCCCGTCCGGTTTCAGCTCGTCAATCGCTTCCGGCGCCGTATCGTGCGGCACGACCGTCACCCGGCAGCCGCGTGCAAGGAGCGACTGCAAAATCGATTTTTTATAGCCGAAATCGATCAGCACTAAATGCGGTCCGCTTTGACCATGCGTCTCCATCGTTTTCGTCGACACCGCGCGCACTGGAAACGCCGCTTCCTCATCAGCAACTGCTGGAATCGGCGACAAACTTAATTCCGCCATCATCGTCCCAGCGGTGCGGATTTCTTTCACAAGGGCGCGCGTATCGACGTGCGTGAGGAGCGGAATGTTCCAATGCCGCAAATATTCCGCCAAGCTGTATTGCGCCCCGTAATGAAACCCTTCACGGCTCGCCTCGTAGACGACGGCTGCTTCCACATGCGGCCGCTTGCTTTCAAAATCGTCTTCATTAATGCCATAATTGCCGATCAGCGGGTACGTAAAAACGATGATTTGGTTTTTATACGACGGGTCGGTCAACACCTCTTGATAACCGGTCATGCCGGTGAAAAAAACGATCTCCCCGCTCACCGTTTTTTCCAGCGGAGCGGCGAGCTCGCCGCTGAACGTTTTTCCGCTCGCCACATGCAAGTACGCTTTCATTAGCGCCACCTCATCGTTTGAGTTTTTATAGCCGTTTTAGAATTTTTATGCATGAACAGGAATAAAAATTAAGCCGTCGGCCGTCCGTTTACAAGACGGCTGAGGCGTTGGCGTTGTTCAACACGTTTGTTAAAATGTCCACCGCTTTATCGATTTCCGCTTTCGTCACGACAAGCGGCGGCAACAGGCGGATCACCTTCGGCCCCGCCGAGAGGACGAGCAAGCCGTTTTCATGAATCAATGGCAACAGCGGTGCGACGTCCGTTTGGCACTCTACCCCGACAAGGAGCCCGAGCCCGCGCACGTCCTTGACGATGTCAAGCGGGGCGAGCGCTTCATTTAACCGCGCAACCAAATAGTTTCCTTTTTCTTGGACGTCTTGCAAAAACGACGGATCAAACACCACTTCCAATGTCGCTTTGGCAGCGGCCATCGCGATCGGGTTGCCGCCGAACGTCGACCCATGCACGCCAGGCCCGAACGACTCTTTCAAAAACGCCTTGCCGATCATCGCACCAACCGGAATGCCGCTTCCAAGTCCTTTCGCCACG is a window of Geobacillus kaustophilus DNA encoding:
- a CDS encoding alpha/beta hydrolase, which gives rise to MAGQWRFFQLDEQWCIVHVPERPNGFALFLMGDGDHFVNEQTSFWLEHPGRRQWLDDWLERGYTVFSSHLYGRHWGSPKAVRLARQLIYSVLKSEIVNQRIYIVAEGMGALVALQLLGAMPSQIRAVAMINPCLDVRAQLDYEQEHPFVYRRMVKEIATAYGLKEEEVPEAVPSLFLSPHDVPVTIWQLAGVSPYPSALHSRKYEQWMKTTNNRVRVVYELPEKRRQLARQIGQFFCQYNELP
- a CDS encoding carbamoyl phosphate synthase large subunit; protein product: MPKDSSLQSILLIGSGPIVIGQAAEFDYSGTQACIALKEEGYRVILVNNNPATIMTDEVHADAVYFEPLTVDAVEAIIAKERPDGLLATFGGQTGLNLAFQLHESGVLEKYGVRLLGTPIEAIKRGEDREAFRALMHELGEPVPESEIVTSVEEAVVFAEQIGFPIIIRPAYTLGGTGGGIAENMEQFLALVEKGLAESPISQCLIERSVAGFKEIEYEVMRDQSNTCITVCNMENVDPVGIHTGDSIVVAPSQTLTDEEYQMLRTSAVKIISALGIIGGCNIQFALDPNSKQYYLIEVNPRVSRSSALASKATGYPIARIAAKLAVGYTLAELVNPVTKTTYASFEPALDYVVVKFPRLPFDKFPNADRKLGTQMKATGEVMAIDRNMERAFQKAVQSLEGKNNGLFWPELEAKTNDELKQLLVDKDDRRFFAILELLRRGVTVEAIHEWTKIDRFFLCSFERLVALEKQAAATTIDTIDEPTFRFLKEKGFSDAFLAETWGVTELDVRNKRKELGIVPSYKMVDTCAAEFHSETDYYYSTYFGEDERKKASGKEKVLIIGAGPIRIGQGIEFDYSSVHSVFALQKEGYETVMINNNPETVSTDFAVADRLYFEPLTLESVLDVIEAEQIKHVIVQFGGQTAINLVKGLEEAGVPLLGVTYDMIDQLEDRDRFYQLLEELDIPHVPGLMANNAEELAAKTAEIGCPVLLRPSYVIGGRGMFIVHSEAQLTALIEQGELAYPILIDAYLEGKEAEADIATDGTDILLPTIIEHVEKAGVHSGDSYAWLPAQTLTDEEKAKIIDYAGRIAKKLGFKGIMNIQYVIANGNVYVLEVNPRASRTVPIVSKTTGVPLAQIATKLLLGKSLVDIVDEKARGLAVMPYAVLKYPVFSTHKLPGVDPMVGPEMKSTGEGISIAATKEEAAYKAFYAYLRKKANANEMYVIGGIDEALAAEIEAKQLVIVSDLPFAEWVKRDAALAVINLGKEEDEANKRMAALSRQLLVFTECETVKLFLQALDIDHLDVQPIHGWLEKKKQAVIA
- the argF gene encoding ornithine carbamoyltransferase is translated as MNAVLSLKGRDFLTLLNFSTDEIMDLLALAADLKAKQKAGVPYAPLSGKTMAMIFEKPSTRTRVSFEVGMIQLGGQAMYLNGNDLQLGRGETIADTARVLSQYVDVIMIRTFAHQKVEELAKYASVPVINGLTDDDHPCQALADLLTIYEVKKTFQGVKLAYVGDGNNVANALLAAAAKVGMDISIACPPGYEPKAEYVESARRIGEKTGATIVVTHDPLEAAAGADAIYTDVWTSMGQESESAERLQVFQPYQVNEQLVKAAKSDYLFLHCLPAHRGEEVTAGVMDGPNSFVFEQAGNRLHVQKAILVSIL
- the clpB gene encoding ATP-dependent chaperone ClpB, which gives rise to MDASRLTEKLQEALMAAQSLAKERHHQQLDVEHLLIALLEQEGGLAPRLVELSGADKEKAADWLHSQLRQKPEVHGADGQLYVAPALARLLEKAENEAKRMQDEYISVEHVLLALPHGAEPVARQLASFGLTKEALLAAVRNVRGNQRVTSPHPEATYEALAKYGRDLVAEAKAGKIDPVIGRDSEIRRVIRILSRKTKNNPVLIGEPGVGKTAIVEGLAQRIVRKDVPEGLKDKTIFALDMSALVAGAKFRGEFEERLKAVLNEIKKSDGRIILFIDELHTIVGAGRAEGAIDAGNMLKPMLARGELRCIGATTLDEYRQYIEKDPALERRFQQVLVQEPSVEDTISILRGLKERYEVHHGVKIHDRALVAAAVLSDRYISDRFLPDKAIDLVDEACATIRTEMESMPSELDEVMRRVMQLEIEEAALNKETDEASRERLAALQKELADLREKANAMKAQWQKEKEALDRVRRLREALERAKRELEEAENEYDLNKAAELRHGRIPQLEKQLRQLEEEISEQSEGKLLREEVTEEEIAEIVSRWTGIPLTRLVEGEREKLLRLHELLHRRVIGQDEAVEFVADAVLRARAGMKDPNRPIGSFLFLGPTGVGKTELAKALAEALFDSEEQLIRLDMSEYMEKHAVSRLIGAPPGYVGYEEGGQLTEAVRRKPYSVLLFDEIEKAHPEVFNILLQLLDDGRLTDSQGRTVDFKNTVVIMTSNIGSPLLLENKNGEIDESTRQQVLDQLRAHFRPEFLNRIDDIVLFKPLSMNEVKGIVEKFARELSRRLADRHIELVLTEAAKQYIAEAGFDPVYGARPLKRFMQKQIETPLAKELIAGRVKDYSTVIVDAENGKLVIRPSVQVG
- a CDS encoding YjzC family protein; the encoded protein is MGQPRHFKPGDKAPNNGVYIEIGETGDNVKHPKKLKLKAGDTFPETSNHNRHWTYLRKP
- a CDS encoding beta-ketoacyl-ACP synthase III, producing the protein MGAGIIGVGRYVPEKVLTNFDLEKMMDTSDEWIRTRTGIEERRIAADDIDTSDMAYFAAERALQDAGMEAKDIDLILVATVTPDRPFPSVACMLQERLGAVNAAALDISAACAGFMYGMVTAAQFIDTGVYKYILVVGADKLSKITDWTDRNTAVLFGDGAGAVVMGPVSPGRGILSFELGADGTGGKHLYKDEYIVMNGREVFKFAVRQMGESSVRVLEKAGLTKDDVDFLIPHQANIRIVEAARQRLELPEEKISTTIRRYGNTSAASIPISLVEELEAGKIHDDDLIIMVGFGGGLTWGAIALRWGR
- a CDS encoding YjzD family protein, yielding MRLFWTFFWTFLLVQMATYVMGSMQGIGYNFATGALLGVIVTILVFVIAALIPDEPAGDHHH
- a CDS encoding carbamoyl phosphate synthase small subunit, producing the protein MKAYLHVASGKTFSGELAAPLEKTVSGEIVFFTGMTGYQEVLTDPSYKNQIIVFTYPLIGNYGINEDDFESKRPHVEAAVVYEASREGFHYGAQYSLAEYLRHWNIPLLTHVDTRALVKEIRTAGTMMAELSLSPIPAVADEEAAFPVRAVSTKTMETHGQSGPHLVLIDFGYKKSILQSLLARGCRVTVVPHDTAPEAIDELKPDGLVLSNGPGDPKQLRAQLPAIRQLIDRYPTLAICLGHQLVALAYGADTEKLRFGHRGANQPVWDAVKQKVMMTSQNHSYVVKEESLAATPFDIRFINVNDGSVEGIVHRHKPILSVQYHPEAHPGPQDTGYIFDEFLQTVFKGEKVYA